From Kangiella sp. TOML190, one genomic window encodes:
- the thiS gene encoding sulfur carrier protein ThiS → MQLMLNDRTIEIETPMTISQFIDWLQANNQLEQSNFAVAVNMEFIPRSIYAETALNENDKVEIVLPMQGG, encoded by the coding sequence ATGCAGTTAATGCTTAATGATCGGACGATAGAAATCGAAACGCCGATGACGATTAGTCAATTTATTGATTGGTTACAAGCTAATAACCAATTGGAACAAAGCAACTTCGCTGTGGCAGTGAATATGGAGTTTATTCCAAGATCAATTTATGCAGAAACCGCATTAAACGAAAATGATAAGGTAGAGATCGTTTTGCCTATGCAAGGCGGTTAA
- the thiC gene encoding phosphomethylpyrimidine synthase ThiC — protein sequence MAKNDPIELSVEGKTSHTITRDPLPKSKKIYVNGDIHPEIRVPMREISLTNGEAVTVYDTSGAYTDPNVEINVRKGLTEVRRDWVLARDDVEEYQGREVKAIDNGYDDDAKAFATHNPDLQRKPLRAKAGQNVTQLHYARQGIITPEMEYIAIRENQQRAALQQEFSNDEREARLKGQSFGANTPKQITPEFVRDEIAAGRAIIPANINHTELEPMIIGRNFLVKINANIGNSAVTSSIEEEVEKLVWSTRWGGDTVMDLSTGKNIHATRDYILRNSPVPIGTVPIYQALEKVNGVAEDLTWDVFRDTLIEQAEQGVDYFTIHAGVLLRYVPLTAKRVTGIVSRGGSIMAKWCIAHHKENFLYTHFEEICEIMKAYDVSFSLGDGLRPGSLADANDEAQFGELETLGELTKIAWKHDVQVMIEGPGHVPMHLIKENMDKQLEVCDEAPFYTLGPLTTDIAPGYDHITSGIGAAMIGWYGCAMLCYVTPKEHLGLPNRDDVKTGIITYKLAAHAADVAKGHPGARYRDDQLSMARFEFRWEDQFNLGLDPDTAREFHDETLPKDSAKVAHFCSMCGPKFCSMKISQDVRDYSESLGADEQQKLSSQEIEKGMAEKSAEFKKQGSEIYVELQD from the coding sequence ATGGCGAAAAATGATCCGATTGAGTTGTCCGTTGAGGGCAAAACAAGCCATACCATTACTCGTGATCCTTTACCTAAATCTAAAAAGATTTATGTAAACGGAGACATTCATCCTGAAATACGAGTACCGATGCGTGAAATTAGTCTGACCAATGGTGAGGCGGTAACGGTTTACGATACTTCGGGTGCCTATACTGATCCCAATGTTGAAATCAATGTGCGCAAGGGATTAACCGAAGTGCGTCGCGACTGGGTGCTCGCGCGTGACGATGTGGAAGAGTATCAAGGGCGTGAAGTTAAGGCGATCGATAATGGCTATGATGACGATGCCAAAGCCTTCGCGACGCATAATCCCGATCTGCAGCGCAAACCCTTGCGTGCCAAAGCGGGACAAAATGTAACCCAGCTGCATTATGCGCGCCAAGGGATCATTACTCCAGAGATGGAATATATTGCTATTCGTGAGAATCAACAGCGCGCTGCCTTGCAACAAGAATTTTCCAATGATGAACGCGAAGCTCGCTTAAAAGGCCAATCTTTTGGCGCCAATACCCCCAAGCAGATCACTCCGGAGTTTGTGCGTGACGAAATTGCTGCAGGTCGCGCCATTATTCCAGCCAATATCAACCATACCGAATTAGAGCCGATGATCATTGGGCGTAATTTCTTGGTCAAGATCAACGCCAACATTGGTAATTCGGCAGTCACTTCAAGCATCGAAGAAGAAGTGGAAAAGTTGGTTTGGTCAACGCGTTGGGGGGGCGATACGGTGATGGATCTTTCCACCGGTAAAAATATTCATGCTACCCGCGATTATATTTTGCGGAATTCGCCAGTACCGATTGGCACTGTGCCGATTTATCAAGCTCTGGAAAAAGTCAATGGCGTTGCCGAAGATCTGACTTGGGATGTATTCCGCGATACGCTAATTGAACAAGCCGAACAGGGCGTGGATTACTTCACCATCCATGCCGGCGTCTTATTGCGCTATGTGCCGCTGACTGCTAAACGAGTCACTGGTATTGTGTCGCGTGGCGGTTCGATTATGGCCAAATGGTGTATCGCTCACCACAAAGAAAACTTTCTTTACACCCACTTTGAAGAGATTTGTGAAATCATGAAAGCCTATGACGTTAGCTTTTCATTAGGCGATGGTTTACGTCCAGGCTCATTAGCCGATGCTAACGATGAAGCACAATTTGGTGAGTTGGAAACGCTTGGCGAATTAACGAAAATTGCTTGGAAACACGATGTACAAGTAATGATCGAAGGCCCAGGTCATGTGCCGATGCATCTGATCAAAGAGAATATGGATAAACAACTGGAAGTTTGCGATGAAGCGCCTTTTTATACCCTTGGCCCTTTAACCACTGACATTGCGCCAGGTTATGATCACATTACTTCTGGGATTGGCGCGGCTATGATCGGTTGGTACGGCTGCGCCATGCTGTGTTATGTCACGCCCAAAGAGCATTTGGGGCTGCCCAATCGCGATGATGTGAAAACGGGCATTATTACTTACAAGTTAGCGGCGCATGCGGCGGATGTTGCCAAAGGTCATCCCGGTGCTCGCTATCGAGATGATCAATTGTCGATGGCGCGATTTGAGTTCCGTTGGGAAGATCAATTTAATTTAGGGCTAGATCCTGATACCGCTCGCGAATTTCATGATGAAACCTTGCCAAAAGATTCTGCCAAAGTTGCGCACTTTTGCTCTATGTGTGGGCCAAAGTTCTGTTCCATGAAAATTAGCCAAGACGTTCGCGACTATTCTGAGAGTCTAGGGGCTGATGAACAGCAGAAACTTTCTAGCCAAGAAATAGAAAAAGGTATGGCAGAAAAGTCAGCTGAGTTTAAAAAACAAGGTAGCGAAATTTATGTGGAGCTGCAAGACTAG
- a CDS encoding thiazole synthase: MLTIGGKDISSRLFVGTALYPSPQVMLDALKASESQVITVSVRRQGKGGENFWSQINQLDCHWLPNTAGCHSTKEAITTAEMAREIFQTNWIKLEVIGDDYNLQPDPFQLVEAAKALTQRGFEVFPYCTDDLVLCQKLLDVGCNILMPWGAPIGTGRGLTDPYALQTLRERLPDVPMVIDAGLGLPSHAAKAMEMGYDAVLLNTAIAQAEDPVMMASAFKNAVNAGRQAFEAGAIPERDLAKPSTPVVGTPFWHND; the protein is encoded by the coding sequence ATGTTAACAATTGGTGGTAAAGACATTTCAAGCAGATTATTTGTCGGTACGGCGCTCTACCCGTCGCCACAGGTTATGCTGGATGCGTTAAAAGCTTCAGAATCGCAGGTGATTACGGTTTCAGTGCGCCGTCAAGGAAAAGGTGGCGAAAATTTTTGGAGTCAGATTAATCAACTGGACTGCCATTGGCTGCCGAACACCGCCGGCTGTCATTCAACCAAAGAAGCGATCACAACGGCCGAAATGGCGCGTGAAATTTTTCAAACCAATTGGATTAAACTCGAAGTTATAGGCGATGATTATAACTTACAGCCAGATCCGTTTCAGCTAGTCGAAGCGGCTAAAGCATTAACCCAGCGCGGTTTCGAGGTCTTTCCCTATTGCACCGATGATCTGGTTTTATGCCAAAAACTGCTGGATGTGGGTTGTAATATTTTAATGCCTTGGGGCGCTCCGATCGGTACAGGCCGAGGTTTAACCGATCCCTATGCTTTGCAAACTTTACGCGAGCGTTTACCGGACGTACCCATGGTGATTGATGCTGGTTTAGGTTTGCCATCGCACGCAGCAAAGGCTATGGAAATGGGCTACGATGCTGTGCTGCTAAATACTGCAATTGCGCAAGCGGAAGATCCGGTAATGATGGCTTCAGCATTTAAAAATGCGGTTAACGCAGGACGCCAGGCTTTTGAAGCTGGGGCGATACCAGAGCGCGATTTGGCTAAGCCGAGCACCCCAGTGGTTGGCACCCCTTTCTGGCATAACGATTAA
- a CDS encoding phospholipase D family protein: MRLKTKLLTCVCLFFSIIGCQTFHYDPSQRTDSYLMPMVKEGSIYQAITPLLEDKAPDQSAFHLLDDGLSAFVARAVLIDQAQHSLDLQYYIFRQDVSGKILIAKLIQAAERGVRVRILLDDIGSALDNRWLATFNHHPNIELRVFNPVRGRSGLSRALQQAGTFSQTNRRMHNKLLVADSMIAITGGRNIGDQYFSNTHVDFQDLDVLAIGEIVKPSHQYFDDYWNHVLSVPIDLLIELDSEKSFSQLSSLTNQYLQDAKNSEFINALKQSNFLTQLRQGRLDLSWGNAYVYADPPDKALTEVEIGFEEMLGSKIGQVLANGQQRLLITSAYFVPTSAGMEFLQKQLKQGVEISILTNALSTTDVSAVHSKYRYYREPLIKAGAKLWELRSSAKQTKRQKWFRSRSQASLHAKTFVIDQDKSIVGSANFDPRSIKINTEMAILIVSASLNQKLARIFENLTTPESAWKLELDEDEDLSWHAIDKEQQPLVYDKEPETSWWMRFKVWLVSILPIEDQI, translated from the coding sequence TTGAGATTGAAAACAAAGCTGTTAACTTGTGTTTGTTTATTCTTTTCGATTATCGGCTGCCAAACGTTTCATTACGATCCCAGCCAAAGAACCGACAGTTATTTGATGCCCATGGTTAAAGAAGGATCAATTTATCAAGCTATAACACCTCTACTGGAGGATAAGGCTCCCGATCAGTCAGCTTTTCACTTGCTGGATGATGGGCTCTCAGCGTTTGTTGCCCGCGCCGTGCTAATTGATCAAGCACAACACTCACTGGATCTGCAATACTACATATTCCGCCAAGACGTTTCGGGAAAAATTCTTATCGCCAAATTGATCCAAGCCGCTGAGCGCGGAGTTCGAGTACGGATCTTGCTGGACGATATTGGCAGCGCCTTGGATAACCGCTGGCTAGCCACCTTTAACCACCACCCGAATATCGAACTTCGAGTTTTTAATCCGGTTCGAGGGCGCAGCGGCCTGTCCCGAGCTCTGCAGCAAGCAGGCACTTTTTCTCAAACTAATCGCAGAATGCACAACAAGTTATTAGTCGCCGACAGTATGATTGCTATCACTGGAGGTCGTAATATTGGCGATCAATATTTCTCCAATACCCATGTTGATTTTCAAGATCTTGATGTGTTGGCGATTGGCGAGATCGTCAAACCCAGTCATCAATACTTCGATGACTATTGGAATCATGTCTTGTCCGTACCGATTGATTTACTGATTGAACTGGATAGCGAAAAAAGCTTCAGCCAACTGAGCAGCCTTACTAACCAATATTTGCAAGACGCTAAAAATTCAGAATTTATTAATGCGCTAAAGCAATCTAACTTTCTGACCCAGCTGCGGCAAGGTCGATTGGATCTCTCTTGGGGTAATGCCTATGTGTATGCGGATCCGCCAGACAAAGCGCTAACAGAAGTTGAAATCGGTTTTGAGGAAATGTTAGGCAGTAAAATTGGCCAAGTTCTTGCTAACGGTCAACAACGACTACTAATTACTTCGGCTTATTTTGTGCCCACCAGTGCCGGAATGGAGTTTTTACAAAAACAACTTAAACAAGGTGTTGAGATTTCGATCTTAACCAACGCCCTTAGCACCACCGACGTTAGCGCCGTTCACAGTAAATACCGTTATTACCGAGAACCGCTTATCAAGGCTGGCGCCAAACTTTGGGAGTTACGATCTTCGGCCAAACAAACCAAGCGCCAGAAATGGTTTCGCTCACGCTCGCAAGCCAGCTTACACGCCAAAACCTTTGTTATCGATCAAGATAAAAGCATTGTCGGCTCTGCCAATTTCGATCCGCGCTCCATCAAAATCAACACGGAAATGGCAATACTGATCGTCAGTGCATCGCTTAATCAAAAACTAGCAAGAATTTTCGAAAACTTAACGACTCCAGAATCTGCATGGAAATTGGAGTTAGATGAGGATGAAGATTTAAGCTGGCACGCGATCGATAAAGAGCAACAACCCCTAGTATACGACAAAGAACCCGAAACCAGTTGGTGGATGCGCTTTAAGGTTTGGTTGGTGTCTATTTTGCCGATTGAGGATCAAATTTAA
- a CDS encoding FAD-dependent oxidoreductase — protein sequence MRIAVVGAGIAGRMLAWRLSKLGAELGFEISIFDKAARHSQAACSYAAAGILSPLAELEMAEPKVFELGCRSLEIYPQWLSQLSSQVFFKQQGSIVAAHGQDKVELEHFYRLIHRKLDNVADYAQKVDLAIKDQELASLGEGLFLPTEGQLDPIELLQALDRELDTIVWYDNTRVVSIEKGLLKTEHDTHAFDWVFDCRGLGAKESLPLRAVRGELLWLEAPDVNIKNLTRLMHPRYRIYIVPRPNNIYLVGATEIESEDYSPVSVRSSLELLSAAYSVHKGFGEARIIKSVVNCRPALADNLPLMELEDGIGKINGLYRHGILLAPALIEKAIEQLLESIDSKEEVYAVNA from the coding sequence ATGCGAATTGCGGTAGTCGGCGCTGGAATTGCTGGGCGAATGCTTGCCTGGCGATTGTCCAAGTTAGGAGCTGAGCTTGGATTTGAAATCTCGATTTTCGATAAAGCTGCGCGGCATAGCCAAGCGGCTTGCTCTTATGCGGCCGCTGGAATTTTATCACCATTAGCCGAATTAGAAATGGCCGAGCCTAAAGTTTTTGAACTGGGCTGTCGCTCGCTGGAAATTTATCCGCAGTGGTTAAGCCAGCTTTCATCGCAGGTGTTTTTCAAGCAACAAGGTTCTATTGTCGCCGCACATGGCCAAGACAAGGTTGAGTTAGAGCATTTTTATCGATTAATACATCGTAAGCTAGATAATGTTGCTGACTATGCACAAAAAGTTGACCTTGCGATTAAAGATCAAGAATTGGCTTCTTTGGGCGAGGGACTCTTTTTACCAACAGAAGGTCAATTGGATCCCATAGAATTATTGCAAGCACTGGATAGAGAGCTGGATACTATTGTGTGGTATGACAATACGCGGGTAGTATCCATCGAAAAAGGCTTGCTTAAAACGGAGCATGATACCCATGCTTTTGATTGGGTATTTGATTGTCGCGGCTTAGGAGCAAAAGAAAGTTTACCATTACGGGCTGTGCGTGGTGAATTGCTGTGGCTCGAAGCTCCAGACGTTAACATCAAAAATTTAACCCGGTTAATGCATCCGCGTTATCGAATTTATATAGTGCCAAGACCGAATAACATCTATTTGGTGGGTGCGACTGAAATTGAGTCGGAAGATTATTCGCCAGTTTCGGTTCGTTCCAGCTTGGAGTTATTGTCAGCCGCTTACAGTGTGCATAAAGGTTTTGGTGAGGCGCGTATTATCAAGTCAGTAGTTAATTGTCGGCCGGCCTTAGCGGATAATTTGCCCTTGATGGAGCTGGAAGATGGCATTGGCAAAATTAATGGTCTTTATCGGCATGGGATCTTATTGGCACCAGCTTTGATTGAAAAAGCGATAGAGCAATTATTAGAATCTATTGATAGTAAAGAGGAAGTCTATGCAGTTAATGCTTAA